A single region of the Strigops habroptila isolate Jane chromosome 3, bStrHab1.2.pri, whole genome shotgun sequence genome encodes:
- the ERP27 gene encoding endoplasmic reticulum resident protein 27: MSRTGQAGSMGTSIFLCLLIILLTRGSPAACAGDNSSATHSTASTAEKPVLLDNVADAEAFISGAEVAVIGFFQEPESPEASQFRLTAGRISEVPFGLSTSPAVLSHYGVEANTVTLFRMVDNQRRDLDMNNNDIDAEKMTRFIRINELRLVTEYTPVTAIGVMQSSFQLHLLLITDKTSPKYSEQMRRYREAAELFKGKILFMLVDINLKSNERTMSFFKLKKSQLPALAIFNAPDEEQEILTLDEVSVEHVQNFVNGFLERMEKGEDEPKEKAPNEEL, from the exons ATGTCGAGGACAGGGCAAGCTGGCAGCATGGGCACCTCCATCTTCCTGTGCCTCTTGATCATCCTGCTAACCAGGGGCTCCCCAGCAGCGTGTGCTGGAGACAACAGCTCTGCAACCCACA gcacagccagcactgcagagaaaccTGTCCTGTTGGACAACGTTGCAGATGCTGAAGCCTTCATCAGTGGGGCAGAGGTGGCAGTCATTGGATTCTTCCAG GAACCGGAGAGCCCCGAAGCATCCCAGTTTCGCCTGACAGCCGGCCGGATCTCGGAGGTGCCCTTTGgcctcagcaccagccccgcgGTCCTGTCCCACTACGGCGTCGAGGCGAACACCGTCACGCTATTCCGCATG GTAGACAATCAGCGGAGAGATCTGGATATGAACAACAATGATATTGATGCTGAGAAGATGACTCGTTTCATTCGGATCAACGAGCTTCGCCTGGTGACAGAGTACACCCCTGTG ACAGCAATAGGTGTGATGCAGAGTTCGTTCCAGCTTCACCTTCTCCTAATCACAGACAAAACATCCCCAAAGTACTCCGAGCAAATGCGCAGATATCgggaggcagcagagctctTCAAGGGAAAG ATTCTCTTTATGCTGGTAGACATTAATTTGAAGAGCAATGAACGAACAATGTCGTTCTTCAAACTGAAGAAGTcccagctgccagctctggcTATATTCAACGCACCAGATGAGGAGCAGGAGATCTTGACTCTGGATGAAGTCTCTGTTGAGCATGTACAGAACTTCGTTAATGGTTTCTTAGAAAGAATGGAGAAG GGAGAAGATGAACCCAAGGAGAAGGCTCCCAATGAGGAGCTATGA
- the ARHGDIB gene encoding rho GDP-dissociation inhibitor 2: MTEKTQEPHVEEDDDELDGKLNYKPPPQKTLQELQELDKDDESLAKYKKSLLGDGPVVVDPTAPNVVVTRLTLVCDSAPGPITMDLTGDLETLKKETFVLKEGVEYRVKIHFRVNRDIVSGLKYVQHTYRTGVKVDKATFMVGSYGPRPEEYEFLTPIEEAPKGMLARGTYHNKSFFTDDDKHDHLTWEWNLSIKKEWTE; the protein is encoded by the exons ATGACTGAGAAGACCCAAGAACCTCATGtggaggaggatgatgatgagCTGGATGGGAAACTCAACTACAAACCTCCTCCCCAGAAGACACTGCAAGAGCTGCAAGAGTTGGACAAGGACGATGAAAGCCTCGCTAAGTACAAGAAGTCCCTGCTGGGAGATGGACCTGTGGTAGTAG ACCCAACAGCTCCCAATGTGGTGGTCACCCGACTCACCCTGGTATGTGACTCTGCTCCAGGACCGATCACCATGGACCTTACAG GTGATCTTGAAACACTCAAGAAAGAGACCTTTGTATTAAAGGAAGGAGTGGAATACAGAGTTAAGATCCACTTCAGA GTAAACAGGGACATTGTGTCAGGACTGAAATACGTGCAGCACACCTACCGGACAGGGGTGAAGG TGGACAAAGCCACATTCATGGTTGGCAGCTACGGGCCACGGCCAGAGGAGTATGAGTTCCTGACGCCTATTGAGGAGGCTCCTAAGGGTATGCTGGCTCGAGGCACCTATCACAACAAGTCCTTCTTCACGGATGATGACAAGCACGACCATCTCACCTGGGAGTGGAACCTGTCCATCAAGAAGGAATGGACAGAATGA